Proteins co-encoded in one Planctomicrobium piriforme genomic window:
- a CDS encoding vWA domain-containing protein, with the protein MASKTLFQSIRGAFLPSANTINEAGGTAYEMSPKHALAQYASTGCLNATFYASAEDQLGKVLVLCDQVEPEFIARVALYARQKGFMKDLPALLCAVLSVKSPGLLAEIFDRVIDSPKMLRNFVQIMRSGVVGRKSLGTLPKRLIVQWIESRTDEQLFVGSVGNDPSLADVIKMVHPKPGTPSRAALFGYLIGRNYDELALPELVLQYEKFKRNTNPGKVPVPDVPFQMLTSLPLTEKDWRQIARKGSWQMTRMNLNTFLRHGVFSDKELIGVVANRLSNPRLVEQAKAFPYQLMAAYMNVSSELPAAIGDALQDAMEIAISNVPHIDGKVYVCPDISGSMHSPVTGQRAGGTTKVRCVDVAALVAAAILRRNRTAEVIPFESDIVKCKLNPRDTVMTNAQKLSSLPAGGTNCSAPLKYLNAHKATGDLIVYVSDNESWLDSPNYGRFNGASATETMQQWNLFKTRNPQAKMICIEIQPYATTQAAERADIINVAGFSDQVFQLIADVANSRASENHWVKQIEQMKL; encoded by the coding sequence ATGGCCAGCAAGACCTTGTTTCAGTCCATTCGCGGAGCGTTTTTGCCCTCGGCGAACACCATCAACGAAGCCGGTGGAACGGCGTACGAGATGTCGCCGAAGCACGCTTTGGCTCAGTACGCTTCAACCGGCTGCCTGAACGCGACGTTCTACGCGTCGGCGGAAGATCAGCTCGGCAAGGTGCTGGTGCTGTGCGATCAGGTCGAGCCGGAGTTCATCGCCCGCGTGGCGCTGTACGCCCGGCAGAAGGGATTCATGAAAGACCTGCCGGCCCTGCTCTGTGCGGTGCTGTCGGTGAAGTCGCCGGGGCTGCTGGCAGAGATCTTCGATCGGGTCATTGACTCGCCGAAGATGCTGCGGAACTTCGTCCAGATCATGCGGTCGGGCGTTGTTGGCCGGAAGAGTCTGGGAACGCTCCCCAAACGGTTGATCGTGCAATGGATCGAATCGCGAACCGATGAACAGTTGTTCGTCGGCTCGGTCGGAAATGATCCGTCGCTGGCAGACGTCATCAAGATGGTGCATCCCAAGCCGGGTACACCGTCGCGGGCAGCTCTGTTCGGTTACTTGATCGGGCGGAACTACGACGAGTTGGCACTGCCGGAGCTTGTGCTGCAGTACGAAAAGTTCAAGCGGAATACCAATCCCGGCAAGGTGCCAGTGCCGGATGTTCCGTTCCAAATGCTGACCAGTTTGCCGCTCACCGAAAAGGACTGGCGGCAGATTGCTCGCAAAGGTTCGTGGCAAATGACGCGAATGAACCTGAACACGTTCCTGCGGCACGGTGTCTTCAGCGACAAGGAACTGATTGGCGTTGTCGCCAACCGGTTGAGCAACCCGCGACTGGTCGAGCAGGCGAAAGCCTTCCCGTACCAGTTGATGGCGGCTTACATGAATGTGTCGAGTGAACTGCCAGCGGCGATCGGCGACGCGTTACAGGATGCGATGGAAATCGCCATCAGCAACGTGCCGCATATCGACGGGAAAGTGTATGTCTGCCCGGACATTTCGGGCTCCATGCATTCGCCGGTGACCGGACAACGGGCTGGCGGAACGACGAAAGTCCGTTGCGTGGACGTGGCGGCCCTGGTGGCGGCTGCGATCTTGCGACGGAACCGGACGGCGGAAGTGATTCCGTTCGAGTCGGACATTGTGAAGTGCAAGTTGAACCCGCGGGACACGGTGATGACGAACGCCCAGAAGCTGTCGTCACTGCCGGCCGGCGGAACGAATTGCAGTGCTCCGCTGAAGTACTTGAACGCCCATAAGGCGACAGGCGATTTGATCGTCTATGTGTCGGACAACGAGTCGTGGCTGGACTCGCCGAACTATGGACGCTTCAACGGCGCGAGCGCAACGGAAACGATGCAGCAGTGGAATTTGTTCAAGACGCGAAATCCTCAGGCGAAGATGATCTGTATCGAGATTCAGCCGTATGCCACCACGCAGGCGGCGGAACGGGCAGATATCATCAACGTCGCCGGATTCAGCGACCAGGTGTTCCAGTTGATCGCGGACGTGGCGAACAGCCGCGCCAGCGAGAACCACTGGGTGAAGCAGATTGAGCAGATGAAACTGTGA
- the rtcR gene encoding RNA repair transcriptional activator RtcR: MRNVVIGILGTSLDSGKFQDRWQKWRPSVGICQHEELLVDRFELLHEPRDQALAELVASDIANVSPETTVNRHALKLVDAWDFDDVFARLLEFARGCQFQPEEENYLIHITTGTHVEQICLFLLAESRHIPGQLLQTSPPPRNQIGAGRYRIIDLDLSKYDALATRFAQQQQEARSFLKSGIETRNGRFNALIEQIETVAIASTAPLLITGPTGAGKSQLARKIYQLKRQRQQLRGEMVELNCATLRGDQAMSALFGHIKGAFTGATGPRPGLLKSAHQGLLFLDEIGELGLDEQAMLLRAIEEKRFLPVGSDKEVESDFQLIAGTNRDLKDCVKQRTFREDLLARINLWTFCLPGLKDRREDIEPNLDFELDRFARVAGRKVTMNKEARQGFLAFAESREATWDANFRDLNASITRMATLAASGRITVADVETEIGRLQTDWGVATCDDQQQTLLSVLDSRRLREIDLFDQAQLAAVIEVCRQSRSLSDAGRQLFAVSRLEKRQANDADRLRKYLARFGLTWGDLS; the protein is encoded by the coding sequence GTGCGAAACGTTGTCATTGGCATCCTGGGCACGAGTCTCGACTCAGGGAAGTTTCAGGACCGCTGGCAGAAGTGGCGACCGAGCGTTGGTATCTGCCAGCATGAAGAACTGCTTGTTGACCGTTTTGAACTGTTGCACGAGCCGCGCGATCAAGCTCTGGCCGAACTCGTGGCAAGCGACATCGCGAACGTCTCGCCGGAAACCACGGTCAACCGGCATGCCCTGAAGCTGGTCGATGCCTGGGACTTCGATGACGTCTTCGCCAGGCTGCTGGAGTTCGCGCGGGGTTGCCAATTTCAGCCAGAGGAAGAGAACTATCTGATTCACATCACCACTGGCACGCATGTGGAACAGATCTGCCTGTTCCTGCTGGCGGAATCACGACACATCCCCGGCCAGCTGCTGCAGACGTCGCCGCCTCCGCGAAATCAAATTGGCGCCGGCCGTTATCGCATCATCGATCTCGATCTGTCGAAGTACGATGCCCTGGCAACACGCTTTGCTCAGCAACAGCAAGAGGCGAGATCGTTCCTCAAGTCAGGCATTGAGACCCGTAACGGCCGCTTCAATGCTCTGATCGAGCAGATCGAGACGGTGGCGATTGCCAGCACTGCACCGTTGTTGATCACCGGTCCTACGGGAGCAGGGAAGTCACAGTTGGCGAGAAAAATCTACCAACTCAAGCGGCAGCGCCAGCAATTGCGGGGAGAAATGGTCGAGCTGAATTGCGCGACGCTGCGCGGCGATCAGGCCATGTCTGCCCTCTTCGGACATATCAAAGGAGCATTCACCGGCGCCACCGGTCCCCGACCAGGCCTGCTGAAGTCGGCCCATCAAGGACTGCTTTTTCTCGATGAAATCGGCGAACTCGGCCTGGACGAGCAGGCGATGTTGCTGCGAGCGATCGAAGAGAAACGCTTTCTACCGGTCGGTTCAGACAAAGAGGTCGAGAGTGATTTCCAGCTCATCGCCGGCACCAATCGGGATCTCAAAGACTGCGTCAAACAGCGCACGTTTCGGGAGGATCTCCTCGCGCGCATTAACCTGTGGACGTTCTGCCTGCCGGGACTGAAAGATCGCCGGGAAGATATCGAACCAAATCTGGATTTCGAACTGGACCGGTTTGCACGCGTTGCCGGCCGCAAAGTGACCATGAATAAAGAGGCCCGGCAGGGATTTCTCGCTTTCGCCGAATCGCGAGAAGCCACATGGGACGCAAATTTTCGCGATCTGAATGCGAGCATCACTCGAATGGCGACGCTGGCTGCCAGCGGACGGATCACTGTCGCCGATGTGGAGACCGAGATCGGTCGACTGCAAACGGATTGGGGCGTCGCCACCTGCGACGATCAGCAACAGACGCTCTTATCCGTGCTTGACTCCCGCCGGCTGCGGGAGATTGACCTCTTTGATCAGGCACAGCTCGCGGCGGTTATCGAGGTTTGCAGACAGAGCCGGTCTCTCTCGGACGCTGGACGACAACTGTTCGCCGTTTCACGTCTGGAAAAAAGGCAGGCGAATGACGCCGATCGACTCAGAAAGTATCTCGCTCGTTTCGGACTGACCTGGGGCGACTTGTCGTAA